The genomic interval ACAAGTACTCGTCGTGACCCCACGACATCTGAATGTTGTCCAGTCCCGTGTTCGGTTCATAGATGCCATAGGGTGTGTTGTATCTCGCATCCGCCCAATCAGGGTTCTCCGCAAAGTACTCTGGAAACACGATCCGATCGGAGAAGGCACAGCCAACAGGAAACGTGTCGCCGACAACCGCCCACTGTGGTTCACCAAACAAGCACAGGACCTTGCCCAAGTCATGGATCAGTCCGGTCAAAATCATCCAGCGAGGATGACCGTCCGCACGAATCGCTTCCGCAGTCTGCATCAGATGCTCGATCTGAGTCAGGTCCGTGTCCGGATCGCTGTCGTCGACCAAAGTGTTGAGAAACTCCATCGCCTCCCAGATGCTCATCGTTCTTTGCCGCAACGGTAAGAACTGTTCTCGCTTCTGACACACAAACTCGACGCACTGGTAGCGATGATTCAAATGATAGAACTCGCGTACTCCAGGACGAGTGTCATCGCCGTAGTTGCGAAAGGCATCTGCCGGTTTGTCCGGTTCGGGATACCGGCGAACGAGGTCCGCTTCCCAGTCGTGCAAATCCGCTAAAGGATTCTCATTTTGAGACGGGTTTTGCATGGAGTTTTGTACGCTGTAGGGGAGTCGATTCAGTGGGAGTTTGAATCAGGATATTCTATCGACTCGTCCCTGGGGGCATATCAGCCGCCACGCTATTGAGAGCGTCCCGTGTAGGGTGAAAAGACTACGTGCACTCGCGCATAAAAAAACCGCCGGCCAGAAGTTGTCACAATGGGGCAAATGCGACATCAACCAGCCGGCGGCATTAGCGATCTGTGATCGCGGGTCAAATCTTGAGTACCAAAAGATGGAACAGAGTTAAACCGAGAACGCGTCGTCATGCGAAAAATGACCGTGAACCCTCAAGAAAGGTTGCCGAGCCACAGACGCGTCCCCCAGCTGCGCCGGTGGAGGTGACGCGCACGACACCTCCCCCAAGGAACTTGAGGGAGGGCGCTCGTGCGCCGGTTGAACGCATCCAAACGGTTTGCTCCTCGTATTGCCCCCTCCCGGATCTTGCTTCGCTCGATCCGACCTCCCCCAGCTGCGGAGACTGCTGATTTAGTGAGCCGCAAGGCGCTAGCCGCGGGCCTAATGGTGTTGACGGAACCCTTCGAAGCCCGTGGCTAGCGCCATCGGCTCACAGACACAATGCAACACGACTAAATCAGCAGTCTCCTGCGCCGGTGGAGGTGACGCGCATGACACCTCCCCCAAGGAACTTTGGGGAGGTCGAGCAGAGCCGTCTAGGCGAATGCGAGGGAGGGGGCGTCAGCGGAAACAGACGGTCAGGATAAGCAAACCGATTTCCGTCTCTCGCTATCGACTTGGAAAGTCGAGCGAGTACGCCCTAGCGAGCAGCGGGATCATCCTAGAGTTCTTTCAGAGCGTCGATGACTTGTTGGTCGTGCCCGTCGACTTGGACTCGTTTCCAGACCTTGGCGACTTTGCCGTCGGCGTCGATCAAGTACGTGCTGCGTTGGATCCCCATGGATTTTTTGCCGTACATGTTTTTTTCCCGCCACGCGCCGTATTTCTCCAGCATCGTGTGCTTCTCGTCGGTGAGCAATGGGAACGGCAGGTCATACTTTTCACGAAATTTGACGTGGCTTGTTGCGTCGTCGGCGCTGACGCCGAACAACTGGGCACCTACCTGTTGTAGCTCCGCGTAGCGATCACGGAAGGCGCAGGCCTCCTTGGTGCAGCCCGGGGTGTCATCGCGGGGATAGAAGTACAGCACGACCGGCTTGCCTTTCAGGTCGGCCAGTTTCACCTTGTTTCCTTGATCATCAGGCAGAGTGAATGCGGGAGCTTTCTTTCCAGGTTCCAACCAATCGGCCATGACGTTTACGACTCCAAAGATGTGTGTGGGGAATACCGCTGGGCAGGTTGTAGCCAGTGTAGAGGACGGGCAACGCATGGTCACCTGCCAATGGTTTTCTTGGATTGCGATCCGCCAGCCCTGGTGACGCTCCTTGTCATCATGGCGAGCAACCGATACGCTCCCGATTCGGCATTTTGCCGGACCGTCGCCGATTATTTACACGCTCGACAAGGACCGTTCTGCCATGGCCTACACCGTCGTCATTTTTGGAGCGTCAGGCGACTTGACCAGTCGCAAACTCATCCCCGCGTTGTACAGCCAGTTCAAAAAGAACACGCTGAAGGAAAAGCTGCAGATCGTCGGGGTTTCGCGAAGCCAGTTTGAACACGATCAATGGCGTAATGCCTTGCGTGAGACGACGGCAAAATTCGCCAATGAGCACTTTGACGACGAATCGTGGGCCGAGTTTAGCCAAAACGTCTACTATCACGCCGGGGACATCAAAGAGACGCAGGATTTCCACGAACTCGCCGTGTTTCTGGAAAAGATCGAAGAAGGAAAGCCGTGCGGTCGGGTCTACTACCTGTCCACGATGCCACAACTGTATGAGGTCGCAATCCAGCAACTTGGGGCGGCCGGTTTGGCAGACGACAGCGTTGCCTTTCGCCGCGTGATCATCGAGAAGCCGTTCGGCACGGATCTGAAATCCGCCCAAGCCTTGAACGAATCGATCCACAAGGTGTTTCGTGAAGACCAGATTTATCGCATCGATCATTATCTGGGCAAGGAGACCGTTCAAAACATCTTTGCCTTGCGGTTTGCCAATTCGATCTTTGAACCGATTTGGAATCGCAACTACGTCGACCACATCCAGATCACCGTGGCCGAAAGCGTT from Stieleria varia carries:
- the bcp gene encoding thioredoxin-dependent thiol peroxidase; the protein is MADWLEPGKKAPAFTLPDDQGNKVKLADLKGKPVVLYFYPRDDTPGCTKEACAFRDRYAELQQVGAQLFGVSADDATSHVKFREKYDLPFPLLTDEKHTMLEKYGAWREKNMYGKKSMGIQRSTYLIDADGKVAKVWKRVQVDGHDQQVIDALKEL
- a CDS encoding inositol oxygenase family protein, which gives rise to MQNPSQNENPLADLHDWEADLVRRYPEPDKPADAFRNYGDDTRPGVREFYHLNHRYQCVEFVCQKREQFLPLRQRTMSIWEAMEFLNTLVDDSDPDTDLTQIEHLMQTAEAIRADGHPRWMILTGLIHDLGKVLCLFGEPQWAVVGDTFPVGCAFSDRIVFPEYFAENPDWADARYNTPYGIYEPNTGLDNIQMSWGHDEYLYQVVKDHLPKPALAMIRYHSFYAGHRESAYDHLMNDHDQEMFHWVRLFNPYDLYTKSATRPDVEALRPFYQELIDEFLPGTLAW